In the genome of Hyphobacterium sp. CCMP332, one region contains:
- the kdsB gene encoding 3-deoxy-manno-octulosonate cytidylyltransferase — protein sequence MRVLGIIPARYASTRFPGKPLIDIAGKTMIQRVYEQAKKCSGFEKVVIATDDKRIKNEALRIGAEVILTSEEHPSGTDRCFEAYEKSGFNGDFIINIQGDEPFIDPGQLEALIDILDPQKVELATLAKKITDPGRLIDANSVKVVFAKNGDAIYFSRHPIPFNRDEPEISNWLAHNDYFKHIGIYAYRSDVLKAICKLKRSNLESSESLEQLRWIENGYKIKLAFTDFESPNIDSPADLEKLKNQGLI from the coding sequence ATGAGAGTACTTGGTATTATCCCTGCCAGATACGCTTCTACACGTTTTCCGGGCAAACCATTGATTGATATTGCCGGAAAAACAATGATCCAAAGGGTTTATGAACAGGCAAAAAAATGTTCGGGTTTTGAAAAAGTTGTCATTGCTACAGATGACAAAAGAATTAAAAATGAGGCACTGAGAATAGGTGCAGAAGTTATATTGACCTCAGAAGAACATCCCAGCGGAACAGATCGCTGTTTTGAAGCCTATGAGAAATCGGGCTTTAATGGAGATTTCATAATCAATATTCAGGGTGATGAGCCTTTTATCGATCCGGGACAGCTCGAAGCCCTAATTGACATACTCGATCCTCAAAAAGTAGAACTTGCAACATTGGCAAAGAAAATCACTGATCCCGGCCGGTTAATCGACGCCAATTCCGTAAAAGTTGTTTTTGCTAAAAACGGAGATGCAATCTATTTCAGCAGGCATCCGATCCCATTTAACAGAGATGAACCCGAAATAAGCAATTGGCTAGCTCATAATGATTATTTCAAACATATTGGAATTTACGCTTACAGAAGTGATGTATTAAAAGCAATTTGTAAACTGAAAAGATCAAATCTGGAAAGCTCAGAATCATTGGAGCAATTGCGCTGGATAGAAAACGGATACAAAATAAAACTGGCTTTTACAGATTTTGAATCACCCAATATAGATTCGCCAGCCGACCTAGAAAAACTCAAAAATCAGGGACTTATATAA
- a CDS encoding nodulation protein NfeD yields MFYFKNVKNRLLSLIAVLILFSVFNISKAENERILKVQLKANIDPRTNRLIDLALEKAESDSMDAVIIEMDTYGGAVTDANDIRNAILEYDKPIHVFINTKAISAGALISIACDSIYMAPGANIGAATVVTQDGAAAPDKYQSFMRSIMRSTAETKGRDPKIAEAMVDEKINLDTVSPEGTVLTFTVDEAIENDYCEAKVRSIEEILELNGWENAEIIEFEVDSAEKIISIFLNPVISSVLILIIVGGIYFELQTPGVGFPILASLIAAILYFIPYYLNGLAANWEILMFAIGIVLLILEVFIIPGFGIAGIAGLTFTIGGLVLVMLNNDWLDFTFVPNTDIFISLASILAGLFGAIILMFIGGVRLSQSNMFKRIALETTFERSQGYSSNFKTMSLQGKKGKAHTILRPSGKVIIDDEIYDAYSRGEHIDQGSDIVVVSEEGTSLKVKKV; encoded by the coding sequence ATTTTTTATTTTAAAAACGTGAAGAACCGACTTTTATCATTAATCGCTGTATTAATTCTATTTTCTGTTTTCAATATTTCCAAAGCAGAAAATGAGAGAATACTTAAAGTACAATTAAAAGCAAATATCGATCCGAGAACAAATCGATTGATTGATTTGGCATTGGAAAAAGCTGAATCCGATAGCATGGATGCAGTAATCATAGAAATGGACACCTATGGAGGTGCGGTAACAGATGCCAATGACATTAGAAATGCCATTCTTGAATACGATAAACCTATTCATGTCTTTATTAACACCAAAGCAATCTCAGCAGGTGCACTTATCTCCATTGCCTGTGATAGTATTTATATGGCACCCGGAGCAAACATCGGTGCTGCAACTGTTGTAACTCAGGATGGTGCGGCCGCACCAGATAAATACCAATCTTTTATGCGTTCTATCATGCGATCCACTGCGGAAACCAAAGGCAGAGATCCTAAAATTGCCGAAGCCATGGTTGATGAAAAAATCAATTTAGATACTGTAAGTCCTGAAGGAACGGTTTTGACTTTTACAGTCGATGAAGCCATTGAGAATGACTATTGTGAGGCTAAGGTGAGATCAATTGAAGAAATACTTGAATTAAATGGCTGGGAGAATGCAGAGATTATCGAATTTGAAGTAGACAGTGCTGAAAAAATCATTTCAATATTTCTCAACCCTGTTATTAGCAGTGTTCTAATTTTAATTATTGTAGGTGGAATATATTTTGAGCTGCAAACTCCCGGAGTTGGTTTTCCAATTTTGGCATCATTGATTGCTGCCATTCTTTATTTTATTCCCTATTACTTGAACGGCCTGGCTGCTAATTGGGAAATATTGATGTTTGCTATTGGAATTGTTTTGCTGATTCTTGAAGTATTTATTATTCCGGGTTTTGGTATTGCGGGAATTGCCGGTCTGACCTTTACAATTGGAGGATTGGTATTGGTAATGCTCAACAATGACTGGCTTGATTTTACTTTTGTACCAAACACAGATATTTTTATTTCCCTGGCCAGCATTCTCGCCGGATTATTTGGAGCAATCATCCTAATGTTTATTGGCGGAGTACGGCTGAGTCAATCAAATATGTTTAAAAGAATCGCTCTTGAAACAACTTTTGAGAGATCCCAAGGCTATTCATCAAATTTTAAAACCATGAGTCTTCAGGGTAAAAAAGGAAAGGCTCACACCATATTGCGACCAAGCGGAAAGGTTATTATAGACGATGAAATTTACGATGCCTATTCCAGAGGCGAACATATTGATCAGGGCTCTGATATTGTTGTTGTAAGCGAGGAAGGCACATCCTTAAAAGTAAAGAAAGTCTGA